Proteins encoded in a region of the Methanocella sp. genome:
- the yjjX gene encoding inosine/xanthosine triphosphatase → MKIAVGSRNPVKVKAVENVFSRLYGIVDVEGVAARSGVPAQPFGEETVAGAVNRAKNAFALEKFDYGVGIEAGLFEVGDMMIDLQYCAIYDGSWVTLGCGSGFQYPSIVLDEVISGKEVGDVMSAVSGIENLGEKEGAIGFLSRGMLTRMRLTEQSVFMALIPRLNPHLYGH, encoded by the coding sequence ATGAAGATCGCGGTGGGCTCCCGGAACCCTGTGAAGGTGAAGGCCGTGGAGAACGTATTCTCGAGGCTGTACGGCATCGTGGACGTGGAGGGCGTGGCCGCCAGGTCCGGCGTCCCGGCGCAGCCTTTCGGCGAAGAGACGGTGGCCGGTGCCGTCAACCGGGCGAAGAACGCCTTCGCCCTGGAGAAGTTCGACTATGGCGTGGGCATCGAGGCGGGCCTGTTCGAGGTGGGGGACATGATGATCGACCTCCAGTACTGCGCCATCTACGACGGCTCGTGGGTGACGTTGGGCTGCGGCAGCGGGTTCCAGTACCCGTCTATTGTTTTAGATGAGGTGATTTCGGGCAAGGAGGTCGGGGACGTGATGAGCGCCGTGTCGGGCATCGAGAACCTGGGTGAAAAGGAGGGCGCCATAGGATTCCTTTCACGGGGCATGCTGACCCGCATGCGGCTGACGGAGCAGAGCGTGTTCATGGCGCTCATCCCGAGGCTGAACCCTCACCTGTACGGGCATTGA
- a CDS encoding KGG domain-containing protein — protein sequence MAEKKEKKGEITVEEAGHKGGERTAKTHGREFYREIGRKGGEEVKEEKGPEFYSQIGHKGGQKVKELIKKGEESEKK from the coding sequence ATGGCAGAAAAGAAGGAGAAGAAAGGCGAAATTACCGTCGAGGAGGCGGGCCACAAGGGAGGGGAGCGGACCGCCAAGACCCACGGCCGCGAGTTCTACCGGGAGATAGGCCGTAAGGGCGGAGAGGAGGTCAAGGAAGAGAAGGGGCCCGAATTCTACTCGCAGATCGGCCACAAGGGCGGCCAGAAGGTCAAAGAGCTCATAAAGAAGGGCGAAGAGTCCGAGAAAAAATAA
- a CDS encoding universal stress protein, with amino-acid sequence MFENILYATDFSESPFMLPCVGIIGKTKKIHLLHVIDEQNHIDPALFEPRMHEARDFLDEELNIERNRGISTDVHLLPGVAGREICSIAEKLDASLIVVNYHKPGGPAGSATMELIRNCRRDLLVMTLLSSKAVDQSKMAMEAYCTNLFRRVLCPVTGDPAAKLEALRSLTEEASIGSVTFLCFSDNVDPISLADSLNGIGLKGGVIMAEGTPRKEIVAAAEKTDASIIMLDAGAEMGMALSIVADSEFPALVLKHP; translated from the coding sequence ATGTTCGAGAATATCCTTTACGCGACCGACTTCTCAGAATCGCCCTTCATGCTCCCCTGCGTCGGTATCATCGGGAAGACTAAAAAGATCCACTTACTGCATGTCATCGATGAGCAGAACCATATCGATCCTGCCCTGTTCGAGCCCCGGATGCATGAGGCCCGGGACTTCCTTGACGAAGAATTAAACATCGAGCGGAATAGGGGCATCTCCACGGACGTGCACCTCCTGCCCGGCGTCGCCGGGAGGGAGATCTGCAGCATCGCGGAAAAGCTCGACGCCTCGCTCATCGTGGTCAACTACCACAAGCCCGGAGGGCCGGCGGGCAGCGCCACCATGGAGCTCATCCGCAACTGCCGCCGCGACCTGCTGGTCATGACCCTGCTTTCCTCGAAGGCAGTGGACCAGTCAAAAATGGCCATGGAGGCATACTGTACGAACCTGTTCCGCCGCGTGCTCTGCCCGGTGACGGGCGACCCCGCGGCCAAGCTAGAGGCGCTGCGCTCCCTGACGGAAGAGGCTAGCATCGGCAGCGTGACCTTCCTGTGCTTTTCGGATAATGTGGACCCGATCTCACTGGCCGATAGCTTGAATGGCATAGGGCTAAAGGGGGGCGTCATCATGGCAGAGGGCACCCCGAGGAAAGAGATCGTCGCGGCCGCAGAGAAGACCGACGCCTCCATCATCATGCTCGATGCGGGGGCGGAGATGGGTATGGCTCTGTCTATCGTGGCGGACTCTGAGTTCCCTGCGCTCGTACTTAAGCATCCCTGA
- a CDS encoding phosphopantetheine adenylyltransferase — MRVAIGGTFQPLHDGHKALLRKAYELSRNVDIGVTSDEMAHKGRVRPVKSYKERTEALSDWIRQEIGVEPRIFRIDDPYGPTLFEDYDYIVVSAETYPMALKINQKRKEMGKKPIEIYRVECILAEDGRPISATRVASGEIDVHGNLLRRRK; from the coding sequence GTGAGGGTGGCCATCGGCGGGACGTTCCAGCCCCTTCACGACGGCCATAAGGCGCTGCTCCGCAAGGCGTACGAGCTGAGCAGGAACGTGGACATCGGCGTCACCTCCGACGAGATGGCCCATAAGGGCCGGGTGCGGCCGGTGAAGTCGTATAAAGAACGCACCGAGGCGCTGAGCGACTGGATCCGTCAGGAGATCGGCGTGGAGCCGCGCATCTTCCGGATCGACGACCCATACGGGCCTACCTTGTTCGAGGACTACGACTACATCGTCGTCTCGGCAGAAACTTATCCCATGGCCCTGAAGATCAACCAAAAAAGAAAAGAGATGGGGAAAAAGCCCATCGAGATATACCGGGTCGAGTGCATCCTGGCGGAGGACGGCCGGCCGATATCCGCGACGAGGGTCGCCAGCGGGGAGATCGACGTGCACGGCAACCTGCTGCGGAGGCGGAAATGA
- the afpA gene encoding archaeoflavoprotein AfpA gives MVRIAWGITGCGDKIEEIAVLMVELKKKHNLTVDIYTSKSARLVLKWYKLWGMLEDEFYDLRVEVDSNSPFLVGKLQTGHYDMFLVAPVTANTAAKIAYGIGDTLLSNAVAQAAKARVPISLYPPDNKPGELETILPGGKKMKLYIRDVDVENVNKIRKMQSITVLDNVRDIRGAIEGLVEREKAAQK, from the coding sequence ATGGTACGCATCGCCTGGGGCATCACCGGCTGCGGCGACAAGATCGAGGAGATCGCCGTGCTCATGGTTGAGTTGAAGAAGAAGCATAATCTGACCGTGGATATCTATACGTCGAAGAGCGCCAGATTGGTGTTAAAATGGTACAAGCTGTGGGGCATGCTGGAGGACGAGTTCTACGACCTCCGGGTCGAGGTGGACTCGAACTCCCCGTTCCTGGTGGGCAAGCTCCAGACCGGCCACTACGACATGTTCCTTGTGGCGCCCGTCACAGCGAACACGGCGGCCAAGATCGCCTACGGCATCGGCGACACGCTCCTGTCGAACGCCGTGGCCCAGGCCGCGAAGGCCCGCGTACCCATCTCTCTTTACCCGCCCGACAATAAGCCCGGCGAGCTCGAGACCATCCTGCCCGGCGGCAAGAAGATGAAGCTCTATATAAGAGACGTCGACGTGGAGAACGTCAATAAAATAAGAAAGATGCAGAGCATCACGGTGCTTGATAACGTCCGGGATATTCGCGGAGCGATCGAGGGCCTCGTAGAGCGGGAAAAAGCAGCTCAAAAGTGA
- a CDS encoding DNA-3-methyladenine glycosylase, translating into MSAVLPRDFYGRDTLEVAKELLGKVLVRETPAGRMSVRIVETEAYCGPHDKACHASRGMTGRNRVMFGEPGHAYVYFIYGMYYCLNAVTERDGYPAAVLVRAGEPLEGLDAMRALRKKAKKIGDLASGPGRLCMALGIDRALNGADLCKRGPLYVEDGDGEGFDIVSCKRVGVDYAGEYKDKPWRFYVKGSPFVSVMATR; encoded by the coding sequence ATGAGCGCCGTGCTTCCGCGAGACTTTTATGGCCGCGACACCCTCGAGGTCGCGAAAGAGCTTTTGGGCAAGGTCCTGGTCCGGGAGACGCCGGCCGGCCGCATGTCCGTGCGGATCGTGGAGACCGAAGCCTACTGCGGCCCCCACGATAAGGCCTGCCATGCCAGCAGGGGCATGACCGGCCGTAACCGGGTCATGTTCGGGGAGCCCGGCCACGCATACGTGTATTTTATCTACGGCATGTACTACTGCCTGAACGCGGTCACGGAGCGGGACGGCTATCCCGCGGCCGTGCTCGTCCGGGCAGGCGAGCCGCTGGAGGGCCTCGATGCCATGCGGGCTTTGAGGAAGAAGGCGAAGAAGATCGGGGACCTGGCCTCGGGCCCGGGAAGGCTGTGCATGGCACTGGGCATCGACCGGGCGCTCAACGGTGCCGACCTCTGTAAAAGGGGGCCGCTCTACGTGGAAGATGGCGACGGCGAAGGATTCGACATAGTCAGCTGCAAGCGTGTCGGCGTGGACTATGCCGGCGAATATAAAGACAAGCCCTGGCGGTTTTACGTCAAAGGAAGCCCGTTCGTATCCGTAATGGCCACCAGGTAA
- a CDS encoding ABC transporter permease produces MRLTDVVEYALSDFANNKFKTMMSSLGIIIGVMAIVVMLTLGDGLYSGVSKQFGDLDLDQMMVIPATLHNQGGMGISYTVSQSQEKPPAKFTDRDVSLLMGTSGVVEVTPRVSGTGTITYSGENRSLSIQGVRPASETRLAGQIDKGRFLSQTDIYSVVIGSKVANGTFPKLLKTGTPITITNPMDGRSHVYTVVGILEESNGSIISGDPNTNIYMTMEGARAISNADSYSMIYVRASSSSEAQATADNVEESLNRLHRNEGFSVVTIKSFSDAINSIFDYIKYILGGIAAISLVVGGIGILNVMMLTVKERTKEIGLMKAVGATTGNVRLLFLAESSMLGIVSGLIGLGLAAIISYVIGVGAGMPMPIALNNVLIGLCFGFVTTTIAGVYPANQAARLDPIEALRTE; encoded by the coding sequence ATGAGGCTCACTGACGTCGTCGAATACGCTCTCTCGGACTTCGCCAATAACAAGTTCAAGACCATGATGTCCTCGCTGGGCATCATCATCGGCGTGATGGCAATCGTGGTGATGCTTACCCTGGGAGACGGCCTCTACTCCGGCGTCAGCAAGCAGTTCGGCGACCTGGACCTGGACCAGATGATGGTCATTCCCGCCACGCTCCATAACCAGGGCGGAATGGGCATCAGCTATACAGTATCGCAGTCCCAGGAGAAGCCCCCGGCCAAGTTCACCGACCGCGACGTGAGCCTGTTGATGGGCACCTCCGGCGTGGTCGAGGTCACCCCCCGCGTCAGCGGCACCGGCACCATCACGTACAGCGGCGAGAACCGGAGCCTGTCGATCCAGGGCGTCCGACCTGCCAGCGAGACCCGGCTGGCCGGACAGATCGACAAGGGCCGCTTCCTCTCGCAGACCGACATCTACTCGGTCGTCATCGGGAGCAAGGTGGCCAACGGCACCTTCCCCAAGCTCCTCAAGACGGGCACCCCCATCACCATCACGAACCCCATGGATGGCCGATCGCACGTCTACACGGTCGTCGGTATCCTGGAGGAGAGCAACGGCTCCATCATCTCCGGAGACCCGAACACGAACATCTACATGACCATGGAAGGCGCAAGGGCCATTTCCAATGCGGACAGCTACAGCATGATCTACGTGCGGGCCTCCTCCTCGTCGGAGGCCCAGGCGACGGCGGACAACGTGGAGGAGTCCCTGAACCGTCTCCACCGCAACGAGGGCTTTTCCGTGGTGACGATCAAATCCTTCTCGGACGCGATCAACTCCATCTTCGACTACATCAAGTATATCCTGGGCGGCATCGCGGCGATCTCTTTAGTCGTCGGCGGCATAGGCATCCTCAACGTCATGATGCTTACCGTGAAGGAAAGGACGAAGGAGATCGGCCTCATGAAGGCCGTTGGCGCCACGACGGGCAACGTCCGCCTACTATTTTTAGCCGAGTCCTCGATGCTCGGCATCGTGAGCGGCCTCATAGGCCTCGGCCTCGCCGCCATCATCTCCTACGTCATCGGCGTCGGGGCGGGCATGCCCATGCCCATCGCCCTCAACAACGTGCTCATCGGCCTGTGCTTCGGGTTCGTCACGACGACCATCGCGGGAGTCTATCCCGCCAACCAGGCGGCGAGGCTCGACCCCATCGAAGCGCTGCGCACGGAATAA
- a CDS encoding flavodoxin family protein encodes MKVFGISGSPRQGGTDYAVNYGLNYLKDNGCETRYFSARGKDIKFCIHCDYCIKNKKGCVHKDALLEFYDGMIWADGIIMGTPCYQGTLSGQTKTMMDRCRAILAKDPLILKGKVGMGLAVGGDRSGGQELALTTINNFYILNEMIPAGGGSFGANLGASLWSHDKGSDGVAADEDGLRTLRKTLKRFYDMMARTRKVA; translated from the coding sequence ATGAAGGTCTTCGGCATCAGCGGAAGCCCCCGCCAGGGCGGCACGGACTACGCGGTCAACTACGGCTTAAACTACCTGAAGGATAATGGCTGTGAGACACGGTACTTTTCCGCGAGAGGCAAGGATATCAAGTTCTGCATTCACTGTGACTACTGCATAAAAAATAAAAAGGGCTGCGTGCACAAGGACGCTCTCCTCGAATTCTATGATGGCATGATCTGGGCCGACGGCATCATCATGGGTACGCCGTGCTACCAGGGCACCCTGTCCGGCCAGACGAAGACGATGATGGACAGGTGCCGGGCCATACTGGCTAAAGACCCTCTGATATTGAAAGGCAAGGTCGGCATGGGGCTTGCCGTAGGCGGCGACCGCAGCGGAGGCCAGGAGCTCGCCCTTACCACGATAAATAATTTTTACATCCTCAACGAGATGATCCCGGCGGGCGGCGGCTCGTTCGGGGCGAACCTCGGGGCGTCACTCTGGTCTCACGATAAGGGGAGCGATGGCGTGGCCGCCGACGAGGACGGGCTCCGCACGCTGCGGAAGACGCTGAAGCGGTTTTACGATATGATGGCAAGGACAAGGAAGGTGGCATGA
- a CDS encoding ABC transporter ATP-binding protein codes for MDSVVSMKGVRKSYHMGSEDLLVLKDIDLDIKKGEFISIMGPSGSGKSTLMNLIGLLDRPDSGRLIINNKDSGRLNDVELSHLRGKEIGFIFQTFNLVSRLSALKNVELPMIFQEQSKSYRAGVAKKYLGEVGLADRMAHRPNELSGGQRQRVAIARSLVNDPSILLADEPTGNLDAKTGDEIMKLFVELNRNGRTIVMVTHNPDVAGFSQRIIRLRDGMIVGEETK; via the coding sequence ATGGATTCTGTGGTATCGATGAAGGGCGTGCGTAAAAGCTACCACATGGGCAGCGAAGACCTGCTCGTGCTCAAGGACATTGATCTCGACATCAAAAAAGGCGAGTTCATCAGCATCATGGGCCCTTCGGGGAGCGGCAAGAGCACGCTCATGAACCTCATCGGCCTGCTGGACCGGCCGGACAGCGGCAGGCTCATCATAAACAACAAGGACAGCGGCAGGCTCAACGACGTGGAGCTGTCCCACCTCCGGGGCAAGGAGATCGGCTTCATTTTCCAGACGTTCAACCTCGTGTCCAGGCTCAGCGCCCTTAAGAACGTGGAGCTGCCGATGATCTTCCAGGAGCAGTCGAAATCGTACCGGGCCGGCGTTGCGAAGAAATACCTGGGGGAGGTCGGCCTGGCCGACCGCATGGCCCACCGCCCCAACGAGCTCTCCGGGGGCCAGAGGCAGCGCGTCGCCATCGCCAGGTCCCTGGTCAACGATCCCTCGATACTGCTGGCCGACGAGCCCACCGGGAACCTGGACGCGAAGACGGGCGACGAGATCATGAAGCTCTTCGTGGAATTAAACCGGAACGGCCGGACCATCGTCATGGTCACCCACAACCCCGACGTCGCCGGGTTCAGCCAGCGCATCATCCGCCTCAGGGATGGCATGATCGTAGGAGAGGAAACGAAATAG
- a CDS encoding response regulator transcription factor, translating into MKECSERCNVGLAIVEDERELVKVYLKVFSRRSIVICFVAYDGPEAIKKYIECTPKPHVLIMDYRLPLMNGIEVAKKILKVDPEAKIVFLSADAGVKDEAMAAGAFEFLKKPVSIRLIVDAVERGFGCT; encoded by the coding sequence ATGAAAGAATGTAGTGAAAGATGTAACGTGGGGCTGGCCATTGTCGAGGACGAGAGGGAACTCGTCAAGGTCTATCTGAAGGTCTTTAGCCGGAGGAGCATCGTCATCTGCTTCGTCGCCTACGACGGCCCTGAGGCGATAAAAAAGTACATCGAATGCACGCCGAAGCCCCACGTCCTCATCATGGACTACCGCCTTCCGCTGATGAATGGCATCGAGGTCGCAAAAAAAATATTGAAAGTGGACCCTGAAGCGAAGATCGTCTTCCTGAGCGCCGACGCAGGCGTGAAGGACGAGGCCATGGCTGCCGGAGCGTTCGAATTCTTAAAGAAGCCCGTGAGCATCAGGCTGATCGTCGACGCCGTAGAGCGGGGGTTCGGCTGTACCTAG
- a CDS encoding phosphoglycolate phosphatase produces the protein MTDNHRRLSITRIKAVVADIDGTLTDMQRHISTDAIAAIRSLPIPVVLSSGNVICFMRAASKLIGASEAMIGETGGVIQVGYDSKPVILADIEQCRQAATVLQQHFPGMEQLDARYRLSELAFRRTVDVDKAREILDKAFPELEIIDTRFALHLKHKSVNKGTGLVEVSRMMGLKPDEFAAMGDSANDIHMFNAAGMGLAVGNATPEIREAADYVAQKPYGEGAAEALNWLARRL, from the coding sequence ATGACGGATAATCACCGGAGGCTTTCTATTACTCGCATAAAGGCTGTCGTGGCCGACATCGACGGCACCCTCACCGACATGCAGCGGCACATCAGCACCGACGCCATCGCCGCCATCCGCTCGCTCCCGATCCCCGTCGTCCTGTCCTCGGGCAACGTCATCTGTTTTATGCGTGCGGCCAGCAAGCTCATCGGCGCCAGCGAGGCAATGATAGGCGAGACCGGGGGGGTCATCCAGGTGGGCTACGATTCTAAGCCCGTCATACTCGCGGACATCGAGCAGTGCCGCCAGGCCGCGACCGTCCTCCAGCAGCATTTTCCCGGCATGGAGCAGCTTGACGCGCGATACCGTCTCTCAGAGCTGGCTTTCAGGCGCACCGTCGACGTGGATAAAGCCCGGGAGATACTGGATAAAGCGTTCCCGGAGCTGGAGATCATCGATACGCGGTTCGCCCTGCACTTAAAGCATAAGAGCGTGAACAAGGGGACCGGCCTCGTCGAGGTCTCGCGCATGATGGGCCTGAAGCCCGATGAGTTCGCGGCAATGGGGGATTCGGCGAACGACATCCACATGTTCAACGCAGCCGGCATGGGCCTCGCCGTAGGCAATGCCACGCCCGAAATAAGAGAAGCCGCCGACTACGTGGCTCAAAAGCCTTACGGCGAAGGGGCCGCCGAGGCGCTAAACTGGCT
- a CDS encoding ABC transporter permease, protein MKLPDVLEYAFSDYTSNKFKTMMSSLGIIIGVMAIVVMLTLGDGLYSGVSKQFGSLELDTLVVLPMGIDMQTGTLSQKAPAKLTDRDVSLVLSTPGVVEVYPEISLSGTTVTYKGENRTMSVSGIAPQYFSGRYSGQVDKGRYLSPSDKYSVVLGSKAANGTFGREIRTGSYITITNAYNGRSQEYVVVGVMKERNASILVGDPNSVIYMTKAGLKALSDQDTYSYIGVRADSVEDADAVATSVQDSLNRIHRNEGFSVLTQKMFADLITQVFAMIKYTLAGIGAISLVVGGIGIMNVMTLTVKERTKEIGLMKAVGATTMDVRKVFIAESAILGFFSGIGGVLLAALIAAVVGYYAKLPMPVSAVNAVAGILFGLVVTVVFGVYPANQAARLDPIEALRTE, encoded by the coding sequence TTGAAACTGCCGGACGTCCTGGAGTACGCATTCTCGGACTACACGAGCAACAAGTTCAAGACCATGATGTCCTCGCTGGGCATCATCATCGGCGTGATGGCAATCGTGGTCATGCTTACCCTGGGAGACGGCCTCTACTCCGGCGTCAGCAAGCAGTTCGGGAGCCTGGAGCTGGACACGCTGGTCGTGCTCCCCATGGGCATCGACATGCAGACCGGCACCCTATCCCAGAAGGCTCCTGCCAAGCTCACGGACCGGGACGTCAGCCTCGTCCTGAGCACACCCGGCGTCGTCGAGGTCTACCCCGAGATCTCACTGAGCGGCACCACCGTCACGTACAAGGGCGAGAACCGGACCATGAGCGTGAGCGGCATCGCCCCCCAGTATTTTTCCGGCCGCTACTCCGGGCAGGTGGATAAAGGCCGGTACCTCTCGCCTTCGGACAAATATTCGGTCGTCCTGGGCAGCAAGGCTGCCAACGGCACCTTCGGCAGGGAAATACGGACGGGCTCGTATATCACCATCACCAACGCCTATAATGGCCGGTCCCAGGAGTACGTGGTCGTCGGCGTGATGAAGGAGCGGAACGCGTCCATCCTCGTCGGGGACCCGAACAGCGTCATTTACATGACGAAGGCCGGCCTCAAGGCGCTCTCCGACCAGGACACGTACTCCTACATCGGCGTCCGGGCCGACTCGGTCGAGGACGCCGACGCCGTTGCGACGAGCGTCCAGGATTCACTGAACCGCATCCACCGGAACGAGGGCTTCTCGGTCCTGACCCAGAAGATGTTCGCAGACCTCATCACCCAGGTGTTCGCCATGATCAAGTACACGCTGGCGGGCATCGGCGCCATATCGCTGGTCGTCGGGGGGATAGGCATCATGAACGTGATGACGCTCACCGTGAAGGAAAGGACGAAGGAGATCGGCCTCATGAAGGCGGTGGGCGCCACCACCATGGACGTGCGCAAGGTCTTCATAGCCGAATCGGCCATTCTAGGCTTCTTCAGCGGCATCGGCGGCGTGCTCCTGGCCGCCCTGATAGCGGCCGTCGTGGGCTACTACGCGAAGCTCCCAATGCCCGTCTCTGCGGTGAACGCCGTCGCCGGCATCCTCTTCGGGCTGGTCGTGACGGTCGTGTTCGGCGTGTACCCCGCTAACCAGGCGGCGAGGCTCGACCCCATCGAGGCCCTCAGGACGGAATGA
- a CDS encoding rhodanese-like domain-containing protein: MDLYTEQVKDISVDDLKKRMKSGKGIFILDVRELSAYFKGHIPGACDLFDGEISNLKPESMDKDANFVVYGPGQARASPNPADRLAGDAVDRLRKLGFRNVMELRGGFEAWANAGNRVDNSAPGSIKPADMPLLADMLSGQRDVSQG, encoded by the coding sequence ATGGATTTGTATACCGAGCAGGTAAAAGACATTAGCGTTGATGACCTGAAAAAACGCATGAAGTCCGGCAAGGGCATCTTCATTCTGGACGTGAGGGAACTGAGCGCGTATTTTAAGGGGCACATACCGGGGGCGTGTGACCTATTCGACGGCGAGATATCCAATCTCAAGCCCGAGTCCATGGATAAGGACGCGAACTTCGTGGTCTATGGCCCCGGGCAGGCGCGAGCGTCCCCCAACCCCGCGGACCGGCTGGCCGGGGACGCCGTCGACAGGCTCAGGAAGCTGGGGTTCAGGAACGTGATGGAGCTGCGAGGCGGATTCGAGGCCTGGGCCAACGCGGGAAACCGGGTCGACAATTCGGCGCCTGGCAGCATCAAGCCGGCCGACATGCCTCTGCTGGCGGACATGTTATCCGGCCAGAGGGACGTTTCACAGGGGTGA
- a CDS encoding gamma carbonic anhydrase family protein — translation MIIQHFSAPSIDPAAFVAETAVVAGNVRLEAGSSVWYGAVLRGDEASITVSKNANIQDGAVVHSDRGEDVLIGEGVTVGHGAIVHGCTIGKYSMVGMGAIILSKAQVGEHCIIGAGAVVKEGDVIPDGSMVVGVPGKIIKQLTPEQMKYMEDNCEEYVKLARRYMEASK, via the coding sequence ATGATCATCCAGCACTTCTCCGCACCTTCCATCGACCCTGCCGCCTTCGTCGCAGAGACTGCGGTCGTGGCCGGCAACGTGCGCCTGGAGGCGGGGTCCAGCGTCTGGTACGGCGCCGTCCTTCGGGGCGACGAAGCCTCCATCACTGTTTCTAAGAACGCCAACATCCAGGATGGCGCCGTGGTGCACTCGGACCGGGGCGAGGACGTCCTCATCGGCGAGGGCGTCACCGTCGGCCACGGGGCGATCGTCCACGGCTGCACCATCGGCAAATACTCCATGGTCGGCATGGGCGCCATAATACTGAGTAAGGCTCAGGTCGGCGAGCATTGCATAATCGGCGCCGGCGCCGTAGTGAAGGAGGGGGACGTCATACCGGACGGCTCCATGGTGGTCGGAGTGCCAGGAAAAATTATAAAACAGCTGACGCCGGAGCAGATGAAGTACATGGAGGACAACTGCGAGGAGTACGTGAAGCTTGCCCGCCGCTATATGGAGGCCTCGAAGTGA
- the radA gene encoding DNA repair and recombination protein RadA translates to MAERMTIEDLPGVGPATADKLKEAGYTSIEAIAVASPSELAAAAEVGENTASKIVAAAKKCSNIGGFETGDTVFERRKQVGKLKSGSNALDELLGGGVETQSITEFYGEFGSGKTQVAHQLAVNVQLPPEEGGLGGSVIMIDTENTFRPERIAQMVKGLKGGEDLDPEEFLKNIHVARAYNSNHQILLVESASELAEKMRDSDRPVKLIIVDSLTAHFRSEYVGRGTLADRQQKLNKHMHDLMRFGDINNAAIVVTNQVQAKPDAFFGDPTRPIGGHIVGHTATFRLYLRKSKGEKRIARLVDSPNLPEGEAIFSVTTEGLRD, encoded by the coding sequence ATGGCAGAAAGAATGACCATCGAAGATCTACCTGGCGTGGGGCCTGCTACCGCCGACAAGCTCAAAGAGGCAGGATATACATCCATAGAGGCGATAGCTGTCGCATCGCCGAGCGAGTTAGCCGCTGCAGCGGAGGTGGGGGAGAACACCGCCTCCAAGATCGTCGCGGCCGCGAAGAAATGCTCCAACATCGGAGGATTTGAGACCGGGGACACGGTCTTCGAGCGCCGCAAGCAGGTGGGCAAGCTCAAGAGCGGGTCCAACGCTCTGGACGAGCTCCTGGGCGGGGGCGTCGAGACGCAGTCGATCACGGAGTTCTACGGCGAGTTCGGGTCGGGCAAGACCCAGGTGGCGCACCAGCTCGCGGTCAACGTGCAGCTCCCCCCTGAAGAGGGAGGCTTAGGCGGCTCCGTCATAATGATCGACACCGAGAACACGTTCAGGCCCGAGCGTATCGCCCAGATGGTTAAAGGGCTCAAGGGAGGCGAAGACCTGGACCCCGAGGAGTTCCTGAAGAATATCCACGTGGCTCGCGCCTATAACTCGAACCACCAGATACTGCTCGTGGAGAGCGCCTCCGAGCTTGCCGAAAAGATGAGGGACTCGGACCGGCCCGTCAAGCTCATCATCGTGGACTCGCTGACGGCCCACTTCCGGAGCGAGTACGTGGGCAGGGGCACGCTGGCCGACCGGCAGCAGAAGCTGAACAAGCACATGCACGACCTGATGCGGTTCGGCGACATCAACAACGCCGCCATCGTGGTCACCAACCAGGTGCAGGCGAAGCCCGACGCGTTTTTTGGGGATCCGACGCGGCCCATCGGCGGCCACATCGTGGGCCACACGGCCACGTTCCGTCTCTACCTACGCAAGTCGAAGGGCGAAAAGAGGATCGCCAGGCTCGTGGACTCACCGAACCTGCCGGAAGGCGAGGCCATCTTCAGCGTGACTACCGAGGGACTGAGGGACTAA